The nucleotide window CGTCCGCACGGATAATCTGCTCCGCAACCATATGCGTCGGGCGGTGCGGCAACGAATTTTCCCCCGCCAAAAAATCCTTCAATTTGACACAATACTCGCCATAATTCCCGTCGCTGAGATCGTATGGTTCACGCGTGTTTTGATATGCCATAATTTACTCCTTATTTTTTGATGAAATTGCTCAAACCCTTATCCCCCAGGGGTTCCGGAAAGTCGGGTGTAGTTTCCGGAAGGTCGATTACACTCTCCGGGAAGTCGATTTCGATTTCCAGAACTCCGACTGCGTCCTCCGGGACTCCGGTTGCACTTTCCGGCTAATCGACCGTGCCCTCCGGGAGTTCGATTGCACTTTCCGACAAATCGACCGTGCCCTCCGGCACTCCGATTGCGTTCTCCGGGAAGTCGATCACATCTCCCGGCACTCCGATTTCCCATTTCACTGCCCGTGACCAACCCTAAATCCAATCATTGTTCCTCCTTTTTTTAAATTTTATTTTTAAAACCGTAGGGGCGTCACATGTGATCGCAGGAAACCCCACAGACGATCCCTACGTTGCATTTGTTTCAGATAATGAACTTAGCAATTTTAAAGATTCGTAATAATCTTCTGCAAGTGCAGTAACCTTGAAATCTAATTCATTTCCAGTAATCTCTATTGCTTTTTCTTTTATATCAAGCAAATTTACATGGAAAAACTCTTTTCTCAATTTGACTTGATTCACTCTATAACGAGAAAATTCTCTATGAAGTTTTGTCTCCAAAGCGGGAGCATCCTCACTATAAATCATTGCGTGAACATCAAACGCAAACGGAACACTTGCTCCACCTAATTCTTTTACTCTATCTAATGGCTCTAATCGTCTTGTTAAACCGATTTTATAGACATCCTCTCCAAAAGAGCCAATATTACTGATTATATAAACGTGACCTCTTTTAGTTTGTTCTGCCATGCTTTTTGCTCGTTTTTCGTTTTCTTCGGCTTCTTGTAACTTTTTCTCTAGAAGAGCAACTTTTTCGATGAGTTTTTCCTTATCTTTGTCACTTGAAATTTCAAGCTCTTTTCTAGCTTCTTCAAGAGCATCCTTATACAGTTTTTCTTCTTTTTGAGCTTTAGCTAAAGCTCTTTCAAACTCTCGAATTGCTTTTTGTTCTTCTCGCATTTGTTCTTTAATTATTGCCTGCTCTTCTTTTTCGTGCGCATCTTTCAATTTATATTGATATTGTAATTCACATTCTTTAAATTTTAGTTCAACATATTCTTTCTTGAAACCGCATTTTAATGAAATTGATAATTTTTCAATAGTGGCAGCTAATTTATCAATTCTTTCAAGAATTTTTGCATAATTACTCGTTCTCACTTTTGACATTAAATCATCACACTCAACATTAAAAGCTTTCAACATTAATTGTGATTGAGCATTTAGTATTCTATTTGTATAAGTATTATTGGATGTTAAAGCTATTGTCTCCGGGATATAGATTGCATTTTTATCAGTAATTAATGCTTTTTGATTTTCTCGAATTATCTTAATTTCTTCTTTGAATCTTTCACTTGTTTCAAATAAATATTCAGGCTCATCTACAAATCCGACATTTATTAAATCCAGAACAGGTTGAAAAATTGATACGTCATCTTTTAAGCTTAAAAGATTGTCTGATAATTCTGATTTTGAAGTCTTTAACAATTCAATTTCTTCAGAAAGTTTTTTAAGTTTCTTCATTGATTCTTCAACATTTTCTTTTAATAATTCCTCATTCTTCTCAAGATCTAAAAGATGATTCAACTCTTTATTTTGTTTTTCTAACTTATCTGTAATTTCAGACAGGATTGTTCTTTTTTCCTTAATATCATTTGATAAGTTTGATAACTCTTTGGTTAAAGTTTTACCCTCTTTTTTCTTTAATTTTAATTGGATGAATAAGTAAATTGTAAAAACAAAAAATACAATTGATAGAGCTAAGAATATAATTGTTGAAGTTGTTAATTCCATTATTTCCTCCGTTTACATTCTATTTAAGAATTCTAAGCGAATGTTTCGTCTTTCATTAACTCGAATTTCAAAATCTTTTTTTTCGTTTTCAAGGTCTTTTTTTAGTTTTTCTTTGTTAGCTCTAAGTTGTTCTTTTTCAAATTGTTTTTGTAATTTAAGTTCTTCCTTTTCTTGCCTAATTCTCTCACGTTCAAGTTGCTTTAATCGTCTAATTCGTTCTCGCTCTTTTCTTTCTTGTTCTTTTGCAGCTCTTTTCATTTCTCGAATTGCTAGGTTAACTAATTTTGTTCCTGTTCCCAAATTAACCTCCAAATAATTTATGTTTAATTTTCTCGCACCACACCCCCGCATGGTGCGCGTCTTCCCTGACGCCTTGCGTCGGTACGGTTTCGGTAATTGTTGTTTGGGTGTTGTATGGGTTTGCCGATGGCAAACCCGGGTTGTTTTTGTAAAACGGGCAGGTCTCAGACCTGCCCCTACTCTGGATTCCAGATCGGAGTCGGGAATGACAGGGGTCGGTGCGTGCGGCGTATTTCGGTTTCCGGTCAAGCATTTTATAATCTATTTTCAATATAACATGCCATTTGAAAATGCACAATAGAAAAATGATAATAATGAAAAAAATTCGTAATCCGGTTGGACGGTTTTATTCGTGGGCATTGCCTATGTTTTCGCACGGGAAGAAACCCAGTTCGCGAAGCGCTTCACCGGCGAGATACAGGCTTCCGGCGACGACGATCGGCACGTTCGATTTCGTGTCGTCGCCGCCCGGCGGGTCAAGGAAAATAACCTTCGCAAATTCTCCGCCCAATACCACGCCTTTTAATATAGAATATTATGGATTATTCGTATCTAAGGGCATCGACAACTTTGAGTTTGCTCGCTCGATAGGCGGGAATTATCCCAAAAACGACGCCTACAAAAAAGGAGAAGACCAACCCCATTACGATCAAAGAGGGCGGGACTATTATATCCAGGGGGATTTTCTGGCCATCTTCACCCGGGATCATTATTGTGCCGGTCAAAGCGGCGAATCCGGCAATAATACCCATACCGATAACACCGCCGATTGAAGAGAGAAATATCGCCTCGATAGCGAATTGAATTAGAATCTGTTTTGCCGACGCGCCGCATGACTTCCTGATGCCAATCTCGCGGGTTCTCTCCTGAACAGCTACGAACATGACATTCATGATTCCGATTCCCGCCACAATAAGGCTCACGGCTGCAATCAGAATAACCACGAAGGCTGCCGCTCCGGTAATTTTACCAAAAAGCTCCTCCATCATCTCGGAAGTTATAATCGAGAAGTTGTTGTTCTGTTCGGGCTTTAAAGCGCGAAGTCTTCGCATTGTTGTGATGGCTTCGTCCTCGGCATTGCCCATCATATCGGGATATGCCTCGATATTGATTGTCATCCTCCATTCGAGCCATCGCCATTGCTTGATTGCCGCAGTTATCGGAATAATGGCTATCCTATCGGGATTGGCACCGAGTGCCGCCCCAACTTCTTTAAGCACTCCGACAACCTTGCATGGCAATGGCCCTACACGAAGATCCTTACCTATTGGATCGGAGCCCTCGAAGAATTCCCGTGCAATTTCCTGACCGATAACACAAACATAACGCCGCCGAAGAATATCGTCTGGAGTGAGGAAACGCCCCTCCTCTAATTCGTAAATTCCGCCCTGCAAGAAGTCCTCATTAGTCGAGATAATATCATATTCCTCTTCCGATTTACTTTTGCCGTGCCGAAAATATTGATCGAAATTCGCAACCGGTGCGACCGATCGTATCGAAGGATTATTCCTCAATTCATCAATATAATCCATATCGAGGCGCGGGCGTTTCCACAGATCGAAAAGGGCTTGCCTATTGCCGGAAGACCAATTCATCGCCATCTCGATTTGGTTCATTCTTTCGACAGTAAAAGTGTTTGCGCCCATCTGAGATGCCTGAGAAGAAAGAGCATTTTTCATGCTCGCCGCAAGGGAACTCATTCCGATTACGGCTACCACGCCTATAACAACACCTAGTATCGAGAGAAAACCTCGCAACCTATTGTGGTTAATCCCTCTAAACGCGATTCCTATTGAGCTAAGAAAACTCATCAACCAAACCTCAGCGCTTCCACCGGCGGTTTACGCGCGGCTTTAATTGCAGGATAAATACCGAAGAACACACCGGTTGCGCTCGTGAACGCGAATCCCAAACCAGCGGCAAATCCAGATACAACAAATACCAGCGGCGAAATCAATGATATGATACCGGCAAATATTATACCAACCAACGCGCCGATAATCCCCCCAAGCCAACAAACCAGCAGAGCTTCGAGTAAGAATTGCATTAAAATGTATGAGCGTTTCGCACCGAGAGCTTTTCGGATGCCGATCTCCCGAGTTCTTTCCGTCACAGAAATGAGCATAATGTTCATAATGCCTACGCCGCCGACAAGCAGCGATAGGGCGGCAATTCCTACTAATATTGCCCACAAAATTCTCGTCGTTTTTCTAAATTGATTTAACAGATAATCTTGTTTATTGATTCCAAAATTATCGTCTTCGCCCGGGCGAATCCCTCGGGCAGCTCGAAGCATCA belongs to bacterium and includes:
- a CDS encoding DUF4041 domain-containing protein: MELTTSTIIFLALSIVFFVFTIYLFIQLKLKKKEGKTLTKELSNLSNDIKEKRTILSEITDKLEKQNKELNHLLDLEKNEELLKENVEESMKKLKKLSEEIELLKTSKSELSDNLLSLKDDVSIFQPVLDLINVGFVDEPEYLFETSERFKEEIKIIRENQKALITDKNAIYIPETIALTSNNTYTNRILNAQSQLMLKAFNVECDDLMSKVRTSNYAKILERIDKLAATIEKLSISLKCGFKKEYVELKFKECELQYQYKLKDAHEKEEQAIIKEQMREEQKAIREFERALAKAQKEEKLYKDALEEARKELEISSDKDKEKLIEKVALLEKKLQEAEENEKRAKSMAEQTKRGHVYIISNIGSFGEDVYKIGLTRRLEPLDRVKELGGASVPFAFDVHAMIYSEDAPALETKLHREFSRYRVNQVKLRKEFFHVNLLDIKEKAIEITGNELDFKVTALAEDYYESLKLLSSLSETNAT
- a CDS encoding ABC transporter permease → MSFLSSIGIAFRGINHNRLRGFLSILGVVIGVVAVIGMSSLAASMKNALSSQASQMGANTFTVERMNQIEMAMNWSSGNRQALFDLWKRPRLDMDYIDELRNNPSIRSVAPVANFDQYFRHGKSKSEEEYDIISTNEDFLQGGIYELEEGRFLTPDDILRRRYVCVIGQEIAREFFEGSDPIGKDLRVGPLPCKVVGVLKEVGAALGANPDRIAIIPITAAIKQWRWLEWRMTINIEAYPDMMGNAEDEAITTMRRLRALKPEQNNNFSIITSEMMEELFGKITGAAAFVVILIAAVSLIVAGIGIMNVMFVAVQERTREIGIRKSCGASAKQILIQFAIEAIFLSSIGGVIGMGIIAGFAALTGTIMIPGEDGQKIPLDIIVPPSLIVMGLVFSFFVGVVFGIIPAYRASKLKVVDALRYE